In the genome of Arachis stenosperma cultivar V10309 chromosome 2, arast.V10309.gnm1.PFL2, whole genome shotgun sequence, the window tcctaaaactaagctaatggtAATTAACAtctgtttccctcttcattccttggctcttatatgcattttggcgccaaagttggttgctgaaaaccttccaaaatcgccaggcacgtgttacataaatgaagtcatgtgccatcatcggcgcgtgcgcgcatggtacgcgtgcgcgttcttggcctgtttcgcaatgtgcgcgcgagcgcctagtgcgcgtacgcgtacatggcCTGGATCAGCTCTTTTGGCTTTtagtgcttctctccacttgtatgcttccttccttgcttcctttgatccatgtctagcctatttcatcctgagattactagtaaacacatcaaggcatcttatggaatcaaagagaaattagaattcatcaagaTAAGGCTtaagaagcatgtttttacacttaagcaccaatatgggagagataacaaagccatgctaattcataggctaaatgtgacaaaaggttatcaaaatactctaaattcaatacaagacaaagcctcaaattggggtttgtcaacacCTAAGGAGGCCATGCAACATTTGAAAGAAGACTATAATGTTCAAGTGAATCGAAAGATGATTACATGAGCAATAAAGCAAGCTAGGGAGACTATGTTGGGTAGTGAAGGGGCACAATTTGGGAAGCTAAGGGACTACCTGAGTGAGATACACAAGAGCAATTCAGGGAGCACATCACATATGAACACGTTACCCCAGCCACAAGGGCCAAACTTGTTTCAGAGATTGTATATCAGTTTTGATGCTTACAAAAGAGGCTTTAAGAATGGGTGCAGGCCACTCATCGGGCTGGATGGGTGTTTCTTGAAGGGCTACTATGGGGGCCAACTTCTTTCTACAGTGACACAAGATACAAATAATCATGTTTTTGTCATTGCATTTGGTGTAACCAGGGTTGAGAACACCGATAATTGGAAGTGGTTTTTGACTTGCCTTGAGGAGGACTTTGGGGCAAGCATGCTCTTTGGATGGCATTTGATGTCAGATAAACAGAAAGTAAGTTACACAATTACTAGCTATCCTCCATTATATTTAGTTAGTTTATGATAAATTAACTGTGTGATATAATATTCTGCAGGGTCTTGTAAGGGCAGTCCAAGAGGTGATGGTAAATGCATTTCATAGGAACTGTGTACTGCATATGTGAAAAATTGTGAAAAGAGGTTTAGAGTCAAACAGGTTAAGGGTTGTGTTTGGGAAGCTGCTAGGAGCACAACTCCAGTTCAGTTCAAGGATGCTATGGATAGGTTGAAATATGTGAGTAATGGAGCTTGGGAGTACATGAGTAATAAGTTTGACCCTAAGGTATGGTGTAGGGCGTTTTTCAATCGCTATCCTAAGAATGCTGCTGTGACAAACAATATGTGCGAGTCTTGGAACGCAGTGATTGTGGAGGCTAGGGAGAAACCAATCCTGACACTGTGTGAGGAGCTACGGGTTCATGTTATGAACAAAATGGCTAGACACAGGAGGATTCTGGGGACCTATAAAGGAAGGCTGGCACCAGTCCAGCAAATGAAATTGGACAAATGGATTAAGCCACAAAGCCACAAGTGGAATGCTCAATGGTGTGGTGACAATGACAGGGTGGTATTTGATGTATCCAGGAATACACAGAAGTTTGGGGTTAACTTGAAAAATCAAACCTGCACATGTAATTTATGGCAGCTCACAGGTAAGGTGTATGCATGTCtaataattcaatttaatttggtAATGCTGTTGAGCCATGGATGATGtgatatttgataaaatatgTTATGTAGGTGTACCTTGTGTTTATGCTGTTGCAGCAATATCTAGAGTGAGGGTAAAATCAGCTGAAGACTTTGTGTCTCCATTTCTCACTATGGAGGCCATAAGGAAGACATATGACATTTGTATCAACCCTGTGCCCAGTGAAGAGTATTGGGAACAAATTGATAAACTGAAGGCAGATCCACCAAAAATTGTGAGACCTGTTGGTAGACCAGTTAAGAGGAGAAAGGAATCAGTTACACCTCAAACTCCAACGGATGGAAACAAGGTCAGGAGGACCTTCTAGGTTACCTGTAGCAAATGCGGAGAGGCTGGCCACTACTTCAAAACATGTAAGGGAGCTCCTAAGACACCAAACTGGCAACCAAAGAGCAGGAGAAATAACAAGGTATGGAAAATTGTTAAAGAAAATTTGCTTTTCTTTCTGTCTCCATGGAATACTATGAATTGTTTGTAATCACTCAATCATTGTTCAGGGTGGAACATCTAGCCACACTCACAACAAATCCATGCATCAGAGGCCGAATCATACTTTAGAGGAAATTAGGGTTAGAACTGTGAATTTTACTTTGCTATGCTTTTTGTTCTTTAGGTTTAGTGATGTGCATGTCTGTGTGCTTTTTTAGACCTTATTGGAGtgcaatattattttttaaatctgACACAGGCTAAGATTAAGAAGCATAAGAAAAAGCCACCAAAGAGGCCACATGCTTCACAAGAGGAAATCTCAATCACTCAGTCTGCCCCTCCAGTGGTAAGTGTTATTCACTATAATATGCAGTCTAACTtgttaaatcaatttttttaaggaACTGGATGATTTTGGTTATTGTTGCATAGCAGTCCCAAGGTGAACCTGCAACACCAGGCCAGCTAACATCTTCACAACCAGGCCAACCAACTCAGGCACCCCCAACCCAACCAAGTTCTGCAACACCAGCCCAGCCAACTCAGGCACCACCAACCCAGCCAACTCCTGCACAACCAGCCCAGCCAAGTGCCAGATTCAGGCCCAAGCTGAAGACTTTTAGGCCACTAGGTCATCTGAATCCACAAATAGGCCACCAGACAGCAGCTACACCATAAAATCTTGAGGCCAACTCCAAGAAAACAGTGGCTGCTTCAAGTGGAGGAACATCTTCAGACTTATTGAAGTTCATTCCAACACCAAATTTCAGGCCACCAAAGCAGAATTAGTTAACTAGGCTTCTTAGACCATGAGACTTATCTGTTTGTAATGCagtttaaattgttttggttgCTACTCCTGAATTTGGAAAAGTACTACAATAGTAGGGACATGTTTTTTTGGAAAACTACTTGGCCTCACATAGTTAGTGacttttattttgttaactTTGTCTGGTGTACCTTGTGTGTTACCTTATACAAACTTTGCTTCACATGGTTTGTGAGCTACATATTCCAAATCTTGGATTTGTGAAATGACAATATAGAATCCTTATATAAATGTGCATTGTTACTATGTTTTCAGGGTCTTTCAAACATGATTCTGTCAATCAATTACACACAAATCATGAAATGCAGAAAATAATCATAACATACTAAAGAATGTCTATTAATCCAGATCCATATGTTTATTACAATTTCATATTCTTTTCCTTCACTACATCCATAACTTGTACCCATTACAAAACACTGAATTCACAAGTCAAAGGCTTATAAACGTTATACAGATGTAACTAGATTGCATCCCTTTCCTATTACAATGCCCAACAAAATAAACCCAAACACTTTCCATCTACTAAGAGCACCACTGTTCTTATCATCGTTTTTGACCTCATCCATCTTCTTCTCTATCTCTGAAATTCTTTCTTCCATCTTTTTTGTTGTATCTGCTACTCCATCTTGAAGCACTTCATCAATACAAAAAGAGGCAACATACTCATCTAGCTAGGCAAAGTATTTGCAATGTCATGTGTTGTTCTAATCAACCCAAACATTCCTACTATTAAACTCCAACAGGTTACCCAAAGAATGCAGTAACCCAAATATTCaagatttcaaaaaaatttaccTTAAAATAAGAACACCCAAAGAAAAGTCTCCTTAGGTTTTTTGAAGTGCCAGACTCGAACAAAATGGCGTATGATCCGTAATTGTAAACTGGAGGAACAAATTTATTCTTCATCCTTCTCGACGCTCCTTCCAGAGTGCTTCCATCAGCACTCATTCCACTGCCCCAACTCTCCTCATCCCCACTGCATCTTTTCCCGCGAATGAATGAACCACCAGAATTTGCAGTAGCCATGCCCACTGTTGCAGGTCCTTTCACATAGCCAGAAGATGCAAACCCTATACCCTTTCAATCATTCAAGATGGGGGGGAATTTGAAGCCAACGCAACGACACCGTTTTAGTTATAGGGAGGGGGTTTTGAGTCCCTGCAACAAATTCTACTTACACGTGGTGACACGTGGCGCCTGCAATTGAAAAGTCAGCCTCCACCTGACACGTCATCCAGGCAACCTGTTGGCAACCGGTCACAGGATTCGAAATGTCCAGTAATATTGATGGTAGAGGACCTGGTTGAGGTTTCTAGGTGATAAAGGTGCGATATGTCCCAACTCAAAATGTTCAGGGGCCGGAAAGGGTATTTACCCTTATGtttatgaatttcaaaattactAAATGTGTCAAgttctaaaataataataataaattttttagtatatGATACTATGTACAATACTTCGTAGAAAAACGATTTCAATCAAGAAAATAATTTTGCGGTGCATATAtttttactcattttattattgttatttgtctttgaagaaaatGACAAGGGCATATAGTGAAGATgtttgccttgcggatagtgcaagttcgcacaccattctcaaaagtaatatatattttacccattttgtgccaaaagaagaatatgttaatactattattggctcagacaatgtgatagaaggctccggaagagcaATAATATTGTTTcttggaggaacaaaattcataataaataatgcactattgtctACTAAGTCTCTAAGGAACTTATTGAGTTccaaagatattcgccgaaatagatatcatattgaaacaatgaatgagaaaaatcatgagtacttatgtatcacaactcatgatttaaataaaaaggttatattaAAAATGTTACCCTCACTTTTATCTGGATTATCTTATACCaaaattagtgcaattgaatcataTGCCATTGTAAActagaagtttacta includes:
- the LOC130963035 gene encoding uncharacterized protein LOC130963035, which codes for MLGSEGAQFGKLRDYLSEIHKSNSGSTSHMNTLPQPQGPNLFQRLYISFDAYKRGFKNGCRPLIGLDGCFLKGYYGGQLLSTVTQDTNNHVFVIAFGVTRVENTDNWKWFLTCLEEDFGASMLFGWHLMSDKQKGLVRAVQEVMRFRVKQVKGCVWEAARSTTPVQFKDAMDRLKYVSNGAWEYMSNKFDPKVWCRAFFNRYPKNAAVTNNMCESWNAVIVEAREKPILTLCEELRVHVMNKMARHRRILGTYKGRLAPVQQMKLDKWIKPQSHKWNAQWCGDNDRVVFDVSRNTQKFGVNLKNQTCTCNLWQLTGVPCVYAVAAISRVRVKSAEDFVSPFLTMEAIRKTYDICINPVPSEEYWEQIDKLKADPPKIVRPVGRPVKRRKESVTPQTPTDGNKVRRTF
- the LOC130960214 gene encoding uncharacterized protein LOC130960214, which codes for MHQRPNHTLEEIRAKIKKHKKKPPKRPHASQEEISITQSAPPVSQGEPATPGQLTSSQPGQPTQAPPTQPSSATPAQPTQAPPTQPTPAQPAQPSARFRPKLKTFRPLGHLNPQIGHQTAATP